The Grimontia kaedaensis genome has a window encoding:
- a CDS encoding glutathione S-transferase family protein, whose translation MKLYDLELSGNCYKVRLFCALNDIPLSIYAVDYMAGEHKTDAFLKINPLGQIPVLNDDGFIVRDSQAILIYLAQKYQLLSWWPQNAKSQGEVMQWLSYAANEIARGPNDARLHDLFGVELDVDSARTKALQCAEILDNHLSDNDWLVGDSPTIADIACFPYVALMHQGGVSGEQFEHVNRWMNAIKGLDRFITMPGIG comes from the coding sequence ATGAAACTCTATGACCTTGAGCTTTCCGGCAACTGCTACAAAGTACGTTTGTTTTGCGCTTTAAACGATATTCCATTGTCTATCTATGCCGTTGATTACATGGCAGGTGAGCACAAAACGGATGCATTTTTGAAGATAAACCCTCTAGGGCAAATTCCTGTGCTGAACGACGATGGTTTTATCGTCCGTGATTCTCAGGCAATTCTTATTTATCTCGCGCAAAAATATCAGCTTTTATCCTGGTGGCCTCAGAATGCCAAAAGTCAGGGAGAGGTAATGCAGTGGCTGTCTTATGCTGCCAATGAAATCGCAAGAGGCCCAAACGATGCTAGGCTGCACGACCTTTTTGGCGTTGAGTTGGATGTGGACAGCGCGAGAACTAAGGCGCTTCAGTGTGCTGAGATATTGGATAATCACCTATCAGATAACGATTGGCTGGTGGGTGATTCTCCGACCATTGCAGACATTGCATGTTTTCCGTATGTGGCATTAATGCATCAAGGCGGTGTGAGTGGAGAGCAATTTGAGCACGTAAACCGTTGGATGAATGCTATCAAGGGGCTCGATCGGTTTATCACCATGCCGGGTATTGGATGA
- a CDS encoding VOC family protein, producing the protein MSFYKTLGFTHVQMLPEHNACEMENSEGQRINLIFSGDEPLLHGHNVLQDADTKFPGITHIAYVIDSMSAFLSFCKLRDIKVTEGPIRIGERRVVCFIRDPDGTVLEFNELEK; encoded by the coding sequence ATGTCTTTTTACAAAACGCTTGGGTTTACACATGTGCAGATGTTGCCTGAGCACAACGCCTGTGAGATGGAAAACAGCGAAGGTCAGCGTATTAATCTGATATTCAGTGGCGATGAACCTTTGCTGCACGGGCACAATGTTCTTCAGGATGCTGACACGAAGTTTCCAGGCATTACCCATATTGCTTACGTGATCGACTCAATGTCTGCGTTTCTCTCTTTTTGTAAGCTAAGGGATATCAAGGTGACGGAAGGGCCGATACGCATCGGGGAAAGACGTGTGGTTTGTTTTATCCGCGACCCTGATGGCACTGTGCTGGAGTTTAATGAATTGGAAAAATGA
- a CDS encoding AAA family ATPase: MLTTLSIANYRSIQSLTIPLGPLNLITGPNGSGKSNLYKALRLLAKTASGGVVNSLAEEGGLQSTFWAGPEEISEAMRRGDVDVEPVVRKDVIRLKLGFSSETFGYTVSLGLPSPPPKGPPPSLFYFDPEIKHECIFSGPYYRPASCLVERKGSMVRIREGRSWEVASQHIQAYDSMFDAHADPSSAAEVFHTREMIRSWRFYDHFRTDADAPARKPQLGTRTPVLHHDGRDVAAALRTIMEIGDKEALDKAIEDAFPGCSLKIVAGRDGRFAMEFYQKGLLRPLSSAELSDGTLRFLLWIAALLTPRPPALMVLNEPETSLHPDLLPALARLITHASQHSQVWVISHANRLINALNQHSDCHAIELEKVLGQTEVQGQGMLDTPNWYWPD, encoded by the coding sequence ATGCTTACCACGCTTTCCATTGCCAACTACCGATCCATACAGTCTCTCACTATCCCCCTCGGGCCGTTAAATCTGATCACCGGGCCGAACGGCAGTGGCAAATCGAACTTGTACAAGGCACTTCGGTTACTGGCGAAAACTGCATCCGGAGGCGTGGTCAACTCGCTTGCGGAAGAAGGAGGATTGCAATCGACCTTCTGGGCGGGTCCGGAAGAAATCTCTGAGGCGATGCGCCGCGGCGATGTGGATGTGGAACCAGTGGTACGCAAAGATGTGATAAGGCTAAAACTTGGCTTCTCCAGCGAGACCTTTGGGTATACGGTTTCACTGGGACTACCGTCTCCGCCGCCTAAAGGACCACCGCCTTCTCTCTTTTACTTCGATCCTGAAATCAAACACGAATGCATTTTCAGTGGGCCTTACTATCGACCAGCCAGCTGTTTGGTTGAGCGCAAAGGGAGCATGGTCAGAATCCGGGAAGGGCGAAGCTGGGAAGTGGCATCACAGCACATTCAGGCTTATGACAGCATGTTTGATGCTCATGCTGATCCAAGCTCTGCTGCCGAAGTTTTTCATACCCGCGAAATGATTCGGAGCTGGCGCTTTTATGATCATTTCCGCACTGACGCCGATGCACCTGCAAGAAAACCTCAGTTAGGCACCCGAACGCCAGTGCTTCATCACGATGGTAGAGATGTGGCGGCTGCCTTGCGGACCATCATGGAAATCGGAGACAAAGAAGCATTAGACAAAGCCATTGAAGATGCCTTTCCGGGTTGCAGTCTCAAGATAGTTGCTGGGCGTGATGGCCGCTTCGCGATGGAGTTCTACCAGAAAGGCTTACTTCGTCCATTGAGCAGTGCAGAGCTTTCTGACGGAACGTTGCGGTTTCTGCTTTGGATTGCAGCATTGCTGACGCCAAGGCCACCAGCGCTGATGGTTCTCAACGAACCGGAAACCAGTCTGCATCCTGATCTTTTGCCTGCGCTTGCAAGACTGATCACCCACGCCTCACAGCATTCGCAGGTCTGGGTGATTTCCCATGCCAACCGATTGATTAACGCATTGAATCAGCATTCTGATTGCCATGCTATTGAACTGGAGAAAGTTCTCGGTCAAACAGAAGTACAAGGCCAAGGTATGTTGGATACACCGAACTGGTACTGGCCTGACTAA
- a CDS encoding LysR family transcriptional regulator, whose amino-acid sequence MGVPLIRRRSNGIAFTKDGEQLGGFVREMDDRANDIMFWIKQKKDDLAGVLSLSCCDIALKSLSRIVGDLSVSNPGIQFDIKVSAMNADLRLASTDLAIRATTSPDESLVGVKLSHFQFQLAKCAGAGSHPHANWICLNDAFSHLPAERWLGDQKSESQSQIKVDSYMSAAELIRTGTGIGLLPDFVVENDPYLEPIEVEQTLPNWDLWLVYHRSQINNGLVKAFTNHLKSHWSDNHALPLPPTDMSWQK is encoded by the coding sequence GTGGGCGTCCCATTAATCCGCCGACGCTCAAATGGTATTGCATTCACCAAAGATGGTGAGCAACTTGGTGGTTTTGTCAGGGAAATGGACGATCGCGCCAACGACATCATGTTTTGGATTAAGCAAAAGAAAGACGACCTGGCTGGCGTATTATCACTCAGTTGCTGCGATATCGCGTTAAAGAGCTTGTCACGAATTGTAGGTGACCTTTCCGTCTCCAACCCCGGCATTCAGTTCGATATTAAAGTCAGTGCCATGAATGCAGATTTACGACTTGCCAGCACAGATCTTGCTATTCGAGCGACGACTTCCCCCGATGAGTCTCTTGTTGGCGTCAAACTCAGCCACTTTCAGTTTCAGTTGGCAAAATGTGCAGGAGCTGGCTCTCATCCTCATGCGAACTGGATTTGCCTTAATGATGCTTTTTCCCACCTTCCTGCTGAACGCTGGCTGGGCGATCAAAAATCAGAGAGCCAAAGCCAAATCAAAGTCGATAGCTATATGAGCGCCGCAGAGTTGATTCGCACAGGGACAGGTATTGGTTTGTTGCCGGATTTTGTGGTGGAAAACGATCCCTACCTTGAACCCATTGAAGTAGAACAAACACTACCCAACTGGGACTTGTGGTTGGTTTATCACCGCTCTCAAATCAACAATGGTCTGGTAAAAGCATTTACTAATCACCTGAAAAGTCATTGGTCCGACAATCACGCTTTGCCTTTACCTCCCACCGATATGTCCTGGCAAAAGTGA